A window of Roseburia hominis A2-183 genomic DNA:
GTTCATATTGTTCCATTGTCCAGCCTGCTGATAAGCGGTCATCCTTATCCATTTTTCTGTATAAATTGTTATATACGCTCTCCCTTTTGGTAGTATCACCATTTAAAGTACCGTTTTCATTTAAGAATTCTTTCTTTGCCAGTTCAAACATTTCTTCCCGGCTGCTCTCTGGAATAGAAATGATATGTTTATAACTGTTTCTGTTCTCATCCGTTACAGCAAGTCCTGTTAATCCGGTATTCGGATCAATCCAGTCTCCGTTTTTGTCATACTGGCTCATCAGGTTCTTAATTGCCTGAACATTTGTAAACATTGCACCGTTTCCATTCTTCATCATCTCACTCAGTGCTGCTTTATACTTTTTACTGTTTGTGTCAATCCCTGCTGCTTTTAATTGTTTTTGTACAGAACTGCTGTTCATTTTGGACAACTGAATATTGTTGACCAAATTTGTTTTTGATGTTCCAAATGTTGTTTGAAATAAAAAACCGTAGTCCGTAATTCTTGACATAAGCGAAACCTCCCATCATTAAATTTTTTATATGTATCATCCACTTTATTTTTTTCTATCGACACACCCCTTCTGATATTTTACCTTTTCTGCACCAAGTACGATTTTTTTGCACGAAGTAAGACTTTTTACAAAAAAATAGCCAAAAATGCTCTTTTATGAATTAAGGAATAACTCAGCAATAAATTTATTTCCATCATTCTTCAATGTTAAATCTCCATCATATTTTTTTATACTGCTCTGAACATTCAGCAGTCCTATTCCACCATTTTTTCCTTTATTTGATACTGGAAAACCATTTCTCCACTTTACTTCATTACAATTATTTTCAATGCTGACAACTATCATCTTATGATATGAACCAATCTTAATGCAAATATATTTCTCGCCTTTCAGCTTTTCTGTTGCTTCAATCGCATTATCTAATAAATTTCCAAAAATAGTTGTAATGTCGATTGGTTCAATGAAATTCAAATTCACATTATCTACCTTTATTGTTACTGAAATCCCCTTTTCTCTCATAACAGCTTCTTTATCAGTAAGAAGTATATTCAAGATCGGATTTTCTGTGTATTGAACCGGAATGAGCGGCTTCAACAACTCTCTGATCTTTGTTGCATATTCTCCTGCCGTTTTTTCCTGCTCTGCACCATATAACCCTTCGATTGCTTTAATATGCTTATTTACATCATGTAATATCTGAATGGTTTGATCATACTTTTTTGTCTGGGTCAAATAGTATTCGTATTGTACCTTTGCCTGCTGCTCTAATGCGATCAACTGCTTTTCGTAATAGTTCTTTTCATCTGCCATTTTTACAAAATATAAAAGGTATAAATCTGCCAGAACAATACATCCCATGTTGACTGCACACAAATAATTTTCTTCTCCATTTTTAAAATTCTCTACAATTACACTCATGTTAATCAGACTGTATAGAAGTATAATTCCATACATGATGTACCGTGTCTTTGAATAAGGGACATCACTTTTTTTCACAAACCTGTTTATAAATGTGTAATACAAAAAAATAAGTATCACCTTTGAAAATGTTACCTCAAGGCAATAAAGCATAGTTTCATTCACATTTTTTATATCTGCGGCTTGCAAAATGCATTGTAAAAGAATCACTCCCAATGATTCACAAACAGACATACAAAATACTAATGCTTCACATTCAATAATACGTCTTAAGGGTTTATCTATATCCTCATAATACAGAACATATGCTATAATCCCTGTCAAAACGCCCCAGACTATTAGATTTAATATGGAATGATTGAGCATATTTATACAGAATGTAAATATTACTGTGGTAGTCTCAATCACAATATATACATATCTATTTCGACTACTCTTTTTATACTTTCCATTCATAAACTGAAATAATATCGTACTTATTATAAAACATGAAAGTGCATTACATAATACCAGTAAAATCGTATTCATTTTTCCTCCTATGAATTTCTCTGCAAAAATTTATTTACTTCTTCTCTAAAATCGTTGCTTCTCCTTTGTGCAATCTGAAGTTCTTTTCCATTATCCATATAAATAATAAAGCCCTTTATTTTTTCAATATGCCTTAAATTAACCAGATTTCCTCTACAATTCACAACAAAATCATATGGTTGCAGTTCTTCAACCAGTTTTTCAAAGATACAATCATACTCATATGTAATATCAGACAATGCTATCAGTACTTTTCTGGATCTTTTTATGTATTCAAAATATAAAATATCCCTCAGTTTCAGTTTGATCGACAGATACTCTTTTCCATTGCTGTCAGTCACTTTATAAAAATTCTTTTCTACTATGGCATCCGGCAGTTGATTCAGAAGTTCCAATATCTGCAATTCCAATTTATCATATTCCAGTGGTTTACATAGAAATGAAAATGCATGAACTTCGTTAATGACCTGCATACAATATTCTTCATAACTCGTAATATACACTAATTTCACATCTGGAAATTTTTCTTTCAATTTTCTCCCCAGTTTAATACCATTCAGTTCTTCCATCGAAATATCTAAAATTCCGATATCAATACGACTGATATTTTCAAGCATTTGATTTGCAGACATAAATTTCTCTATATGATAAGCAATCTTTTGACCTGTAAAAATCTTATGCAGCATATTCACTGCACACTCAAGATCTGCTATATCGTCATCACAAACAGCAATTTCCAGCATATTACTCACCTTCTTCCTATCTTCCTACTATATCGGTAATTTTTATTTTTCCATTAAATAAATATAAAGCACTCCGCATATTATCTAAATAAATATCATATATATAGAAAATGTGCCATCATCTTGACGGCACATTTTTCATTGTTGCTTTTGCTGTCAAAAAAATCAATTATACAAACTATTACAAATACTATTGATAACTTTTTTACTACTTCACCATAACCATATCATTTTTCCTACTTTTTTCAATATATCTTACACGAAGTACGATTTTTTCAACACAAAATACGACAAAACGTAAATTTCTACCCATCTTAGCCCAATCTTATGTAAAAGCAGTCACAAATTTAATATATCATTTTAAGAAGATTTTTCTATTGCACATATCGTTTCACTGCAATCTTTCCCATAACCATAAATACTGCTACCAGGACTATACTTACATACCCAGCATAAAAATAATCTTGCAGATCCAGACAAAACAAAATGATAAGAACACATACCTGCAATGCCGTTATGCAATGTGTTACCCTTGCATAATACCTTCTTTCTTCCTCATCAAGCGGTTTATTGATACTTTCCACTGGGGCAAGGACAATAATAATTACCACGGCAAGAACTCCGATCAATAAAATCAAGGCATTAGGAACATTTTTCATTACAGGCTCATATGTATAAACCGGAATAAATAAAATTGCCATTGATATCAAAAAACAGCCGATTCTACTCTTACAGTGGCTGCCCCCACTATAGCTTCTCAACGAGGCATAAAATAACAGGAAGACCAGAACAAGTCCCGGTCTCCCCGTCACAATGCCAAATATTCCAGAAGCCAAAAGGTTTCCTGCAACAACAATACCATTTTCTATCCCATATTGGTACAGTTCTGCATCCTCTTTTTGCACAATCCCCTTTTGTATCAATATTTCATTTATCTTCTTTGCAAATTTAGCAATCATACCCTGTTACCACCTTAAAATTTTCTAAGTTTTTTCGCATTATCCGGTAACTTGTCCTGTCCGAAAATAAACCAGCAGCAACGGTTCATATTTGTTGCAGTTACCGTAAGGGCAAGTGCTGCCACGCTGCTTAATGCTCCATGACTGAGTCGGTTCATCAATCTTCTTAATTTTGACATATATGTATGTCCTCCTTTTCATTTGATGAATGCACTATATCATACTTTACAGGAAAATCCGTCAAAGTGTAACAGATTGACATTTAAGTGTAACGCTTTGCATTTATTCCTTCACTTCAATTCCATAGAGCATTGCAGAAACCTCAAATATATCCCCTTTATCTGTAAAACTGACCGTTCCATTGTATTTTTCTACCACTTTGCGAACGCTCTGAACACCATGCCCATGTCTGATATTATCTTTCTTGGTTGTTTTCAGGCTTTTATTTTTCTTTCCTGTTTTGCTGTTTGTTATTATAAGAAGCAAAATCCCGGACTGGTACTTATTTTCAATCTTTACAAAACGCTGTCCCTCCGGCACCTTGCTACAGGCTTCTACCGCATTATCCACAAGATTTCCATACAATACACCTATATCCCCGTGATCAAGCTGCATCTGCTTTGGAATACGAATAGATGTTTCTACTTTTATTCCCCTTGCCTTTGCCCTGCCAAATTTAATGCGGAGCACAGAATCTACGATTGGATTATCAGAATACTGCTTTTCATCTATCTGCTCAAATTCCATGCACATCGCACCGATTTTCTCTGAAAGTTCCTGCCCATCACTATTTTCCACCAGATGATACAGTTCATGCAATTTATGTTTCATATCGTGCTTTAACTTCTGCACTTCCTTATTCTGTTTTTCTGCTTCTTCATAATAGATGTCTTTATAGTGCATTTCTTCCCTGTACATTGCATCCTCATACTGTTTTTGCACAAGATAATTAAAACGTTCCATCATATACAGCATAAAATAATCTGTCAGGACAATGGAAATTACAATACTGGCACACATAAGCAGGCTTTTTTCACCGCCAGCTTCCAATGACAAAAGAATAACAAAGCAACAATTCAACACCGTAAAGGTAAATACCATAACCAGCACACCCAAAATTTCTCTTGGAAAGTCGGCAATCTGCATCCCTTTCTTTGAAATCAATTTTGACAGAATATACATCACATTTCCACGAACAAAGCTGCATATTACCATTACAAAATAATATTTATAACTTTCGCCCACATGAAAATTCATCGCATGGAGTAACAGCAAGGCTACAGGTTCAAACAGCATTCCAATACCCATGAATGTCACAATATTTATAATTCTCGTCCACATTCCTGATTCATAATAAAATGATAACAGTATAAGCACAATCAAAAGAGTCGCAAGATTCAGATACGGATTTTTTATGTTGCTGACAAATGTCCATATAATTGCAGCAATGGTAAATCCAGCCCATATCCATACCTTTGATACTGGTTTCATTTTCTTATTGGAATGAAAATAATACATAAACACTGCCAGATCAAACAGGCTGATGGCAAAGCGTATCACATATTCCATCCTTAAACCATCCTCCTTACAAACTCCATATGTTTTTCTTTTAAATTCTGCTTATGGGAACGAGCAATCAGAAGTCTTTCTTCATTGTCCATCACTACTTCATCTCCCTCAATCGCCCTGATATGCCCAAGATTGATGATATATGATACATGAATATGGGCAAAGACCTTATCATCAAGCTGTTTCCATATTTCTTCAGTTGTCATATTTGCCTTGAAATTTTCTGAGATCGTATGTATCACTGCCTGACGACCTTTCTTCTCAAAATACACAATATCATCGCAGCTAATACGAAACTGATTTTTTCGGAACTGAAAGACAAAGTCACGCTTTATCATATGAAGATACTGCATGGCTTTTAAAAGGACGGACTCCAGCTTTTCCACTGTAATCGGTTTAGAAATATAGTCAAAGGTAATAACCTCAAAAACATCCATAACATACTGCGTATATCCAGTCAGGAATACAAACAATGCTTTGGCATCTATTTTCCGGATTTCTTTTGCAAGCTGCAAACCATTCATCTCCGGCATTTCAATGTCAAATATATACAGATGATACATTTCCCCATCATCTATAACATGCTTCAGCAACTCCTTCGCTGTAAAATACACTTCATAAGAAAACTGGTACTGCACTAACTTATCAAAAGCACTTTCCAGCATTTCTACATCTGTTCTGCTGTCATCACAGACCGCAATATTAAGCATAACACTTCCTCCTTTTCGGGCTTGGAAGTAGGAAGCACTTCAATTTATCTAATCAACTTAGATAAATAAGCCAGCACACGGTCAAAAAAATCATTTCTCTGCTCCTTTGTGCTGTTCGCAACATAGTAATCCAGATTAAAATCTTTCATACTGCTCTCACCTGTTATCAGATATGTAGGATCAATTCCATATTTATGATAGAGTGTCAACACTTTATCTACAGATATTCCCGTTATACCCGCCTCAAGCTTTCGATAATGTTCTACTGTAACATCCAATACATCCGCAATTTCTGACTTTTCGAGGTTCATATTCAGTCTTGCCTCTCTTAGTCTCTTTCCTATCTGTATATTGGCATCTTTTCTTCCTGTGTCCAAGATTTTGCACCTCTTTTCCATGTTAATCATATCAATGGGACTTTGATTCTCATAGTCCAGAAAACAACCCAACGCACATCATTTTATGCTCGTAAGTAGGTTAATTTGTGCTTTTATTAAAAAAACGAATGGCACATCTGATACCATTCGTCTTTATCTGCTCTATATTCTGTTGTAAATTCTATTAGCGGACAGTTTTTGGCTATTTATCATATCCATCACTGCATTTCTTTTACTCTGACATCCACTGTATTTTTAAAATTTTCAATCTGATGTGAATACTGTTCATTCATAAGCGTGGAATGAATCATAAAATCCGCTGTTGCAATATTATTTGCAATCGGTATATTTTGGATATTTGTAAAATGGCAAAAGCCACATAAATTTTACTTTTTTGCAAGTAATTTCATAGCTATATCATTAAGCTTTTTCATATAAAAACCTTTTTATTTTTCTTTTATATCGACAAGCATCTTATAATATTTCACCTTTTCTGCACGAAGTAAGATTTTTTTGCACGAAAAGCATAAAGATGCATTAAAGACATTAAAGCATAACGTTTTTCTTAATATAAAAAATCTTAGTTTCCTGCTCGATAAAATCAAAAGAATTATACTTCGTGCAATAAATGCGTATTTCGTGCATAG
This region includes:
- a CDS encoding DUF3879 family protein, which translates into the protein MSRITDYGFLFQTTFGTSKTNLVNNIQLSKMNSSSVQKQLKAAGIDTNSKKYKAALSEMMKNGNGAMFTNVQAIKNLMSQYDKNGDWIDPNTGLTGLAVTDENRNSYKHIISIPESSREEMFELAKKEFLNENGTLNGDTTKRESVYNNLYRKMDKDDRLSAGWTMEQYEHQYRQAFAEAAKAADPTWKAGKSIPAGALDGITRESVESGKKSVDIKI
- a CDS encoding ATP-binding protein, with product MNTILLVLCNALSCFIISTILFQFMNGKYKKSSRNRYVYIVIETTTVIFTFCINMLNHSILNLIVWGVLTGIIAYVLYYEDIDKPLRRIIECEALVFCMSVCESLGVILLQCILQAADIKNVNETMLYCLEVTFSKVILIFLYYTFINRFVKKSDVPYSKTRYIMYGIILLYSLINMSVIVENFKNGEENYLCAVNMGCIVLADLYLLYFVKMADEKNYYEKQLIALEQQAKVQYEYYLTQTKKYDQTIQILHDVNKHIKAIEGLYGAEQEKTAGEYATKIRELLKPLIPVQYTENPILNILLTDKEAVMREKGISVTIKVDNVNLNFIEPIDITTIFGNLLDNAIEATEKLKGEKYICIKIGSYHKMIVVSIENNCNEVKWRNGFPVSNKGKNGGIGLLNVQSSIKKYDGDLTLKNDGNKFIAELFLNS
- a CDS encoding LytR/AlgR family response regulator transcription factor — its product is MLEIAVCDDDIADLECAVNMLHKIFTGQKIAYHIEKFMSANQMLENISRIDIGILDISMEELNGIKLGRKLKEKFPDVKLVYITSYEEYCMQVINEVHAFSFLCKPLEYDKLELQILELLNQLPDAIVEKNFYKVTDSNGKEYLSIKLKLRDILYFEYIKRSRKVLIALSDITYEYDCIFEKLVEELQPYDFVVNCRGNLVNLRHIEKIKGFIIYMDNGKELQIAQRRSNDFREEVNKFLQRNS
- a CDS encoding accessory gene regulator B family protein, whose product is MIAKFAKKINEILIQKGIVQKEDAELYQYGIENGIVVAGNLLASGIFGIVTGRPGLVLVFLLFYASLRSYSGGSHCKSRIGCFLISMAILFIPVYTYEPVMKNVPNALILLIGVLAVVIIIVLAPVESINKPLDEEERRYYARVTHCITALQVCVLIILFCLDLQDYFYAGYVSIVLVAVFMVMGKIAVKRYVQ
- a CDS encoding cyclic lactone autoinducer peptide, with protein sequence MSKLRRLMNRLSHGALSSVAALALTVTATNMNRCCWFIFGQDKLPDNAKKLRKF
- a CDS encoding sensor histidine kinase, with translation MYYFHSNKKMKPVSKVWIWAGFTIAAIIWTFVSNIKNPYLNLATLLIVLILLSFYYESGMWTRIINIVTFMGIGMLFEPVALLLLHAMNFHVGESYKYYFVMVICSFVRGNVMYILSKLISKKGMQIADFPREILGVLVMVFTFTVLNCCFVILLSLEAGGEKSLLMCASIVISIVLTDYFMLYMMERFNYLVQKQYEDAMYREEMHYKDIYYEEAEKQNKEVQKLKHDMKHKLHELYHLVENSDGQELSEKIGAMCMEFEQIDEKQYSDNPIVDSVLRIKFGRAKARGIKVETSIRIPKQMQLDHGDIGVLYGNLVDNAVEACSKVPEGQRFVKIENKYQSGILLLIITNSKTGKKNKSLKTTKKDNIRHGHGVQSVRKVVEKYNGTVSFTDKGDIFEVSAMLYGIEVKE
- a CDS encoding LytR/AlgR family response regulator transcription factor — encoded protein: MLNIAVCDDSRTDVEMLESAFDKLVQYQFSYEVYFTAKELLKHVIDDGEMYHLYIFDIEMPEMNGLQLAKEIRKIDAKALFVFLTGYTQYVMDVFEVITFDYISKPITVEKLESVLLKAMQYLHMIKRDFVFQFRKNQFRISCDDIVYFEKKGRQAVIHTISENFKANMTTEEIWKQLDDKVFAHIHVSYIINLGHIRAIEGDEVVMDNEERLLIARSHKQNLKEKHMEFVRRMV
- a CDS encoding helix-turn-helix domain-containing protein, with the translated sequence MDTGRKDANIQIGKRLREARLNMNLEKSEIADVLDVTVEHYRKLEAGITGISVDKVLTLYHKYGIDPTYLITGESSMKDFNLDYYVANSTKEQRNDFFDRVLAYLSKLIR